The DNA region TGCTGAGATAGTAATTTCACGTCCAATAATGATGAGGGCAACCCAAACCTGTACACGATCCATATTGAGAAGAACCAACAATGCAGCAGCAACAATCAACTTATCTGCTACCGGGTCTAAGAATTGACCAAACGCCGACTCTTGTTTCATTTTGCGCGCTAAGTAACCATCCAACCAGTCAGTAGCTGCTGCAAAAACAAAAATGACTGTGGCTGTGAGATTCTTTTCAAAAGGAGTTAGCCAGCTATTGGGCAAATAGAACACTGCGACAACAAGCGGGATTGCGGCAACGCGCAACCAGGTCAGGGCAATGGGTAAATTAAACGGCATAACTGAAGCATAAACCAATGCGAGTGAGCTGGGCAATCAATGGAGTTGCTTATAGATTTGCTCGGCCAATGCCGTGGATATTCCCTCAACACTGGAGAGCTCTTCGATAGTGGCATTGGAAACGCCACGCAAACCCCCAAAACGGGCTAGTAATTTTTGACGACGTTTCGCTCCGATACCCTCAATCTCTTCCAACTGAGAAACTGTCCTCGCTTTTGCACGCTTTGCGCGCATGCCCGTAATGGCAAAGCGATGCGCCTCGTCTCGAATTTGCGCCACCAATAACAAAGCTACGCTATCGATGCCGAGTTCGAGCGATTTTCGTCCGTCCGCAAAAATGAGTGTCTCAAGACCTACCTTACGCCCCTCACCTTTAGCGACTCCAACAATCAAGCTGATATCCATACCAAATTCAGAAAGCACTTGTCTTGCCATCTCAACCTGGCCCTTGCCACCATCAATCAAAATGACTTGCGGCATCTTCTCGACAGGGAGCTCTTGGAAGTTGGCATAACGGCGCTGTAAGACCTGACGCATTGCGGCGTAATCATCGCCAGGGGTAATGTCATTAATATTGAAGCGGCGGTATTCGCTAGGCTGCATCGCATTTTTGGAATACACCACACAAGAAGCTTGCGTAGCCTCACCAGAGGTATGACTAATGTCAAAACACTCTATACGCAACTGCTCGAGACTTTCTAATTCCAAAACCAAAACATCAGCCAGTGCTCTTGCTCTCGCTAGTTGTCCACCAGTCTCGACCAGACGCTTCGCTATCGCAATCTTGGCATTACCCTCAGCCATCGCCAACCAATGCCGTCTCTGGCCTTGTGGCTGGTGCAGGAAAGTAATACGTTTACCAGCTTGCGCATTGAGTAAATCATGCAAACCCTCTGGGGCTGAGTGCTCGGTAATATCTTCAGTAGCTTCTTCAGGCGCCGCAATATCATCCACTAACTTTCTCAAGGGGTGATTCAGAATCAGTACGGGTGGAATTAAATTGGTAGTCGCCTCACCATCACCGGATTTTTCCTCCAGGTAATGCTGAGCGATAAAGGCTTCCAGAATTTCAGCGGGTGGAGGAAGCTCTCCAGACGTTGAGCGCAGGCCCTTAGGGAAGTAAGCGCGGTCACCCAAATGGCGACCACCACGAATCATTGCCAGATTGACGCAGACCACACCTTCCATTTGAGCTACAGCAATAACATCAACATCACCTTCGCCATCAGCAACGGTGTCCATCGACTGCTGTTGCAAGACACTAGAAAGATCCGCAATGCGATCCCTTAGTACTGCAGCCATTTCAAATTCCATAGCATCGCTGTAAGCGTGCATCTTTTTTTCAAGCTCAGAGAGTACGCGACTATGGTCACCCTCTAAGAAACGTTTTGCCTGAGCAACATCTTGCCCATACTGCTCTACGTTCAGGCGACCAACACAAGGTGCACTACAGCGATGAATTTGATGCAATAAACAAGGACGGCTTCGGTTTTTAAAAACAGAGTCTTCACAGGTTCTCAGACGAAAGACTTTTTGCAAAATCTGAACGCTATTACGCACCGCCCATGAATTCGGAAATGGGCCAAAGTAGTGATTGCGCTTATCCGTTTTTCCTCGATAGGAGGCTAGACGTGGAAACTGGTGCCCCGTCAACATGACATAGGGATAGGACTTATCATCTCGAAAGAGAATATTGAATGGAGGAGCTAACTCCTTAATCAAATTGTTCTCTAGAATTAAGGCTTCGGTTTCTGAGCGTGTTACTGTAGTTTCGTAGCGGGCAATTTTTCCCACCATCAGCTCTATCCGTGGTGAAAGCTGAGTTCGCTGGAAGTAACTAGATACCCGCTTTTTGAGGTTGCGCGCTTTTCCGACATACAAAATATGTCCCGCCTCGTCAAAGAAGCGATACACCCCCGGCAATCCGGGTAGCCGTTTAACATCCTGCTGAAGGGTTTCAAAAAGCGAATTGCTCATGCGTTGGGATATTTTCTGTCAAATCGTAGACAACTATGGTGATGCCGGTGTTTGCTGGCGCCTAGCAAGAAGCTTAACAAGTCTTCATGGCCAAGACGTGCGCATTTTCTGTGACGATCTCCCAACCCTTAATTTACTCGCTTCTGGGGTTGACCCAGAAATCAAGCGTCGTATCGACATCCAAGCTTGGGAAGCAAGTCATAACAACAGCCGTCATCCGGGTGAGGCTCCCGATGTGGTGATTGAGGCATTTGGGTGCGATCTTCCGGAGCGTTACCTGAGAGGCCTACTGATTGCCCCCAAAAAACCTATCATCATTAATCTGGAGTATTTAACTGCAGAGCCGTGGATAGTAGACTTTCATCAGAAAGCATCCCCGCAGGCACACGGTATTCCGAAATACTTTTTCTTTCCTGGCTTCCAGACGAATGCGGGTGGCATTTTGACTGATCCAATTCCTCAGGAATCATCGCTAACTGAGCAATTAATTCCCGAGAGCCTCAAGAAAAACTGGAAGTTATTGCGACCTAATGCAAAACGTATCAGTGTTTTTTGCTACCCAGGTGTACCGCTCCTCAAATGGTTAGAAGATCTAGCAACATTGGATGAGAACTTCGATATTGTGCTGACTCATGGCCAGCTTGAGCAATTGCAGTTCAGCTCAGGCCATCCAAGCAAAGCACTTGTTCTCCCTGAATCCATTCAACTCATCTCCATTCCCTTTCTCTCTCAAGATGAATACGATTGGGTCCTTTCTCAATGTGACTTCAATATTGTTCGGGGTGAAGATTCTTTTGTCCGAGCGCAGTTGGCTGGCAAGCCCTTCATCTGGCATATTTACCCACAAGCAGATCGCGCTCACGAAACCAAGTTGGCTGCATTTTTAGATCTCTATCTTGAAGATGCATCGCAAGAGCTTAAGCATGCTGTCATTGCAGCAATGACTTGGGCAATGCCCAGCAAGTGGTATCACTCCATTGATGCCTGGAACGCCCATTCCAAGGCTTGGCGAGCAGATTTACTTGAAAAACAAGCTGATGGTGGCCTAGCTGCCCGTCTAATGAGTTTTGTAGCCTGATCTTGGGCGAATTACGCCTGCGGGCGGTTACAATCTTGTTTTTGATAAAAACCGCAGAAAATCAGCTCTGCACCCAGGAATAGCAAGATGAAAACAGCACAAGAACTCCGCGTTGGTAACGTAGTAATGATCGGCACTGATGCCATGGTCGTTTTAAAAGCAGAATACAGCCGCTCAGGCCGTAACTCCTCTGTTGTGAAAATGAAATTTAAGAACTTGTTAACTGGCGCGCCCAACGAAGGCGTATTCAAAGCAGATGACAAGTTCGATGTGGTGATCTTGGATAAGAAAGATTGCACCTACTCTTACTTCGCAGATCCAATGTATGTATTTATGGACACCGAGTACAACCAATATGAAGTAGAAGCTGAATTCATGGGCGATGCATTGCATTACCTCGAAGAAAGCATGCCTTGCGAAGTTGTGTTCTACGAAGGCAAAGCACTCTCAGTAGCCATGCCAAACTCTTTGGTTCGTGAAATCATTTACACAGAGCCAGCAGTTAAAGGCGATACCAGCTCAGGCAAAGTATTGAAGAATGCAAAATTGGCTACTGGCTATGAATTGCAAGTGCCACTGTTCTGTAACACCGGCGACAAGATCGAGATCGATACGCGTACTGGTGAATATCGTAGCCGCGCTAACTAATTAGCTCACTCGATAAGGAAAAGCCCGGTACGCCGGGCTTTTTTATTTCCTAAGCAATGAGCTTCAACTGCCGGAGCAAGCCTTTGGCATGCTGGTATTGAGCCTCATCTTGCAACTCATCCCAGGCAGGAGCTATGGCAGTCGGCATCAAGCGATTTAATCGAATAGCAGACTCCGCTTGTTTTGCTTTAGAAACTTTTAACTGACTGAGTAATTGATCTGCAAGATCAGGGCGATTGCAAATCAACACTGCATCGCAGCCTGCTTCAAGTGCTATGTCGGCGCCCTTAACTACAGAACCAGCGACACTGGCACCCTCCATTGAAAGGTCATCACTAAAGATCACCCCTTCAAAACCTAACTCTTGACGCAAAATAGAATGCAGCCAAACCTTAGAAAATCCTGCTGGACTTTTATCTACTTTTGGGTAAATCACATGCGCCGGCATTACTGCAGTCAAGCTCAGATCTAACCACTCATAAGGCTTAGCATCATCATTCAGAATGTTCTCTAATGGACGCTCATCCACTGGAATAGCCACATGAGAATCCGCCTCTGCCCAACCATGACCAGGAAAATGCTTTCCGCAGTTCGCCATACCCGCAAGGCGAAGGCCCTCATTCAAACTCTTAGCCAATGCAAAGGTAATTTGTGGATCACGACTAAAGGCACGATCACCGATTACACCGCTACGACCAAAGTCTAAATCCAGGACAGGAGTAAAACTAAAGTCCACACCACAAGCTCTTAACTCGGCAGCTAAGACATAGCCACAGGCAGTAGCTGCAGCCATAGCGATGGCGGCTGATTCAGCGGCATGTTTTGATTTATCTGTTGATTTATTTTTTGTCCCCCAAAGCTCGCCAAGCTTGCGCATAGCAGGCAAATGGGTAAAGCCATCCGTTCTGCAGCGCTGCACACGTCCACCCTCATGATCAATCGAGATCAATACATCGGGACGGAGTTTTTTAATCTCTGCAGTGAGTTTAGTGAGCTGCTTGCGATTAGCAAAGTTTCTTCCAAATAAAATCACACCACCGGTAAGGGGGTGCAAGATGCGACGACGATCTTCTGCATTTAACTCGAGACCAACAACATCTAAAGTAACTGGGCCTGGTTTCATAGTCGACTTAGTCATGCATTCCTCGAAATTTTTTGTTTTATATACTTTTGAGAGTGGTTTTATTTTTGAACTACGATAACGTGGGCAATAGCCATGTCTTGCTCATCACTGACAGTGACCTGAGCTTCCCAATTTTTATCCTGCATAAATTGTGCGAGTGCGCCCAAATACGATGTCACTGGTTTACCGCTAGGCTCATTCAGGGTTTGGAGCAATCTCCAGGTCATTGGCATTCTCATACCCAGGCCAATGGCTTTGGAGAATGCCTCTTTTGCGGCAAAGCGTGTTGCCAAGAAAGCAATGCCCCGCTTGTGATTTCTGGCTAAGCGATGTTTAAAAACCAACAACTCATCTGGGCCTAAGATTTTTTCAGCAAGGCGACCATTGGTACGGTCGTAAGCAGCTTGAAGCCGCTCGATCTGCAGAATGTCTGTACCTATGCCAATGATCATTTGATGTTGAATCTTTTAAGTGTGTGCCCTACCCTGAACCATCAGGGCCTTC from Polynucleobacter sp. AP-Elch-400A-B2 includes:
- the pgsA gene encoding CDP-diacylglycerol--glycerol-3-phosphate 3-phosphatidyltransferase, which translates into the protein MPFNLPIALTWLRVAAIPLVVAVFYLPNSWLTPFEKNLTATVIFVFAAATDWLDGYLARKMKQESAFGQFLDPVADKLIVAAALLVLLNMDRVQVWVALIIIGREITISALREWMALLGAGKSVAVHMVGKLKTTAQLVAIPFLLLNDTIFGWLNCAQVGTWLIWIASFLTLWSMFYYMKKALPQLVDKIE
- the uvrC gene encoding excinuclease ABC subunit UvrC — its product is MSNSLFETLQQDVKRLPGLPGVYRFFDEAGHILYVGKARNLKKRVSSYFQRTQLSPRIELMVGKIARYETTVTRSETEALILENNLIKELAPPFNILFRDDKSYPYVMLTGHQFPRLASYRGKTDKRNHYFGPFPNSWAVRNSVQILQKVFRLRTCEDSVFKNRSRPCLLHQIHRCSAPCVGRLNVEQYGQDVAQAKRFLEGDHSRVLSELEKKMHAYSDAMEFEMAAVLRDRIADLSSVLQQQSMDTVADGEGDVDVIAVAQMEGVVCVNLAMIRGGRHLGDRAYFPKGLRSTSGELPPPAEILEAFIAQHYLEEKSGDGEATTNLIPPVLILNHPLRKLVDDIAAPEEATEDITEHSAPEGLHDLLNAQAGKRITFLHQPQGQRRHWLAMAEGNAKIAIAKRLVETGGQLARARALADVLVLELESLEQLRIECFDISHTSGEATQASCVVYSKNAMQPSEYRRFNINDITPGDDYAAMRQVLQRRYANFQELPVEKMPQVILIDGGKGQVEMARQVLSEFGMDISLIVGVAKGEGRKVGLETLIFADGRKSLELGIDSVALLLVAQIRDEAHRFAITGMRAKRAKARTVSQLEEIEGIGAKRRQKLLARFGGLRGVSNATIEELSSVEGISTALAEQIYKQLH
- the earP gene encoding elongation factor P maturation arginine rhamnosyltransferase EarP; its protein translation is MRWDIFCQIVDNYGDAGVCWRLARSLTSLHGQDVRIFCDDLPTLNLLASGVDPEIKRRIDIQAWEASHNNSRHPGEAPDVVIEAFGCDLPERYLRGLLIAPKKPIIINLEYLTAEPWIVDFHQKASPQAHGIPKYFFFPGFQTNAGGILTDPIPQESSLTEQLIPESLKKNWKLLRPNAKRISVFCYPGVPLLKWLEDLATLDENFDIVLTHGQLEQLQFSSGHPSKALVLPESIQLISIPFLSQDEYDWVLSQCDFNIVRGEDSFVRAQLAGKPFIWHIYPQADRAHETKLAAFLDLYLEDASQELKHAVIAAMTWAMPSKWYHSIDAWNAHSKAWRADLLEKQADGGLAARLMSFVA
- the efp gene encoding elongation factor P, whose protein sequence is MKTAQELRVGNVVMIGTDAMVVLKAEYSRSGRNSSVVKMKFKNLLTGAPNEGVFKADDKFDVVILDKKDCTYSYFADPMYVFMDTEYNQYEVEAEFMGDALHYLEESMPCEVVFYEGKALSVAMPNSLVREIIYTEPAVKGDTSSGKVLKNAKLATGYELQVPLFCNTGDKIEIDTRTGEYRSRAN
- the nagZ gene encoding beta-N-acetylhexosaminidase gives rise to the protein MTKSTMKPGPVTLDVVGLELNAEDRRRILHPLTGGVILFGRNFANRKQLTKLTAEIKKLRPDVLISIDHEGGRVQRCRTDGFTHLPAMRKLGELWGTKNKSTDKSKHAAESAAIAMAAATACGYVLAAELRACGVDFSFTPVLDLDFGRSGVIGDRAFSRDPQITFALAKSLNEGLRLAGMANCGKHFPGHGWAEADSHVAIPVDERPLENILNDDAKPYEWLDLSLTAVMPAHVIYPKVDKSPAGFSKVWLHSILRQELGFEGVIFSDDLSMEGASVAGSVVKGADIALEAGCDAVLICNRPDLADQLLSQLKVSKAKQAESAIRLNRLMPTAIAPAWDELQDEAQYQHAKGLLRQLKLIA
- the acpS gene encoding holo-ACP synthase, with the protein product MIIGIGTDILQIERLQAAYDRTNGRLAEKILGPDELLVFKHRLARNHKRGIAFLATRFAAKEAFSKAIGLGMRMPMTWRLLQTLNEPSGKPVTSYLGALAQFMQDKNWEAQVTVSDEQDMAIAHVIVVQK